In Sphingomonas sp. KC8, the sequence AGCCAGCCGGTCAGCACATATAGCAGGATCATCGGTGCGCCGAATACGCACAATGTCAGGATCAGCGCGCCGATGCGCACCAGCAGCGTATCGACCCCGGTATAATTGGCGAAACCGGCGCACACGCCCATCAGCTTGGCGTTGCCCTTGTCGAGATAATAACGGCTCGTCATCGGAATTTCCCTTTGGGGTGGCAGGATCAGTAGCGCGGTGCGGAAATCGACGCCGCCTTGACCGGGGCGACCGCGGCGGCGACGCAGGCGGCGCTAAGCATCAGGGCGCCGACCAGCGAAATCGCGACGCGCTGAAGCGTGGTCTGGTTGAGCGTAGACATGTTGGGCACTCCCTTATGTGGTCCGGCCGGTTGATCCGCCGGTGATGCCAGCAAGGATTGCAGGGACCGTGCCAATTGCCGAAAACGACCAGAATGGCTGAATTTTCTCAATCCAGCATCATTTCAGGAACATAATTCGCGCCGACTATTAGGATTAATCACCAATGATCGGTGGATCATGAATAATGGCAACGAATGCAAAAGCGGGAATCGTCCGCTTCCGGACAATTGCCACGCGCCCTTTGCCGCCGCGCATCGCCGCTGGTATGCAAGCCGCGCCGCACCGACGAAGGAGCCGGGATGAAGCTCGCTTATCTGATGAACACCTATCCGGTAACGAGCGGCACCTTCATCCGCCGCGAAATCGCAGCGATCGAACAGACCGGCATTCCGGTGCGCCGTTTCGCGGTGCGCCGCTGGGCCGATCGGCTGGTCGATCCGCTCGATCAGGCCGAACAGCAGAAGACCGAATATCTGCTGAGCGGCAATGCGGCCGGGCTGGTGCTCGCCTTCCTTGCCGAACTGATCACCCGCCCGCACCATCTGGCGCGCGCGTTGCCGGCATGGTTCGGCCTGATCCGCGCCGCCAGGGGCCGGTTCGTCCACCATGTCGCCTATCTGATGCAGGCAGCCGCCTTGCGACGGGCAGCGGCCAAGGCCGGCATCACCCATATCCACTGCCATTTCTGCACCAATGCGACCGCCGTGGCGATGCTGTCGCGGCGGATCGGCGGCCCGCGCTACAGCTTCACCGTCCATGGCCCGGACGAACTGATCGATCTGCCGGGCACCGGCATCACCGCCAAGATCGCCCATGCCAGCGCCGTGATCGCGATCACCCGTTATTGCCGCGATCGCCTGCGCGAACATGCCGATCCGGCCGATTGGCCCGGCATCCATATCGTCCATTGCGGGCTGAAGCTCGACGATTTTCCCGATACCGCAGGCCCGCCGGCGGGATCGACGCTGGTGTGCGTCGGCCGGCTGTGCCCACAGAAGGGGCAGGTCCATATTCCGGCCGCGGTGGCGG encodes:
- a CDS encoding PspC domain-containing protein, producing MTSRYYLDKGNAKLMGVCAGFANYTGVDTLLVRIGALILTLCVFGAPMILLYVLTGWLASDRP
- a CDS encoding glycosyltransferase family 4 protein — encoded protein: MKLAYLMNTYPVTSGTFIRREIAAIEQTGIPVRRFAVRRWADRLVDPLDQAEQQKTEYLLSGNAAGLVLAFLAELITRPHHLARALPAWFGLIRAARGRFVHHVAYLMQAAALRRAAAKAGITHIHCHFCTNATAVAMLSRRIGGPRYSFTVHGPDELIDLPGTGITAKIAHASAVIAITRYCRDRLREHADPADWPGIHIVHCGLKLDDFPDTAGPPAGSTLVCVGRLCPQKGQVHIPAAVAAVRSRFPDLRVTLIGDGESRAAIEAEIARHQVDDMVLLAGWASNAEVRAVIGQARALLLPSYAEGLPIVIMEAFALRRPALTTTIAGIPELVDAQCGWLVAPGDHDALVAAITDAMAATSERLAAMGAEGRARIEARHDLARIAPRLTAIFASGANA